One Nitrosomonas sp. PY1 DNA window includes the following coding sequences:
- a CDS encoding undecaprenyl-phosphate glucose phosphotransferase: protein MTSNDLPIVAFFKHLLDPFIIWGMLILTTWFYDEDFTSYYLVLVIITFFISSYIYERTMVYRNWRKGGLLAYMRDTVIGWIMIVGIIVFLGYATKFHDQFSHQVLLTWFVVTPITLIISHIIGRSIISWLYAKDHLRSAIVIGANETSLEFIKHIEEIPFLLISYHGYFDGRVHSRIIDTPDNCFGRHLGGLSDVIAYIHKYNIEMVFISLPMSSQPRIQKLMDEIPDTTASVYFLPDIYVFDLMQARFDYFGDAPVVSMNESPFVGVDGVVKNTSDFILSIIILILLLPLMLGIAIAVKLTSPGPIIFRQRRYGLNGEEIIVYKFRSMTVAEDGVNVTQATKDDQRFTKIGGFLRRTSLDELPQFINVLQGRMSIVGPRPHAVAHNELYRKLIKGYMLRHKAKPGITGWAQVNGWRGETEVLEKMKARIEHDLYYLKNWSIWLDFWIIIRTVWTVVRKDNAY from the coding sequence ATGACAAGTAACGATTTACCGATAGTAGCTTTTTTTAAGCACCTGCTTGATCCTTTTATTATATGGGGCATGTTGATACTGACAACTTGGTTCTATGACGAGGATTTTACGAGTTACTATCTTGTATTGGTAATTATCACGTTTTTTATTTCATCCTATATATACGAACGCACCATGGTCTACCGAAATTGGCGTAAAGGTGGATTACTTGCTTATATGCGTGATACTGTGATCGGATGGATAATGATTGTTGGCATTATTGTCTTTCTGGGATACGCAACTAAATTTCACGATCAATTTTCTCATCAAGTACTGTTGACTTGGTTTGTTGTAACGCCTATTACACTCATTATTAGCCACATTATAGGGCGTAGCATTATTTCCTGGCTTTATGCAAAGGATCATTTGCGTTCAGCGATCGTGATAGGCGCTAATGAAACGAGCCTTGAATTCATTAAACATATCGAAGAAATACCTTTCTTATTGATCAGCTATCATGGTTATTTCGATGGACGTGTTCACTCACGTATTATCGATACGCCTGATAATTGTTTTGGTCGGCATTTAGGTGGTCTCAGCGATGTGATTGCTTATATTCACAAATATAACATCGAGATGGTATTCATCAGTTTGCCAATGTCTTCTCAGCCACGTATTCAGAAATTGATGGATGAAATTCCTGACACTACAGCTTCTGTATATTTCCTTCCCGATATTTATGTTTTCGATTTAATGCAAGCTCGATTTGATTATTTTGGGGATGCTCCGGTTGTGTCCATGAATGAATCACCGTTCGTTGGTGTTGATGGGGTAGTGAAGAATACCAGCGACTTCATTTTATCGATAATTATTTTGATCCTTTTATTACCGCTAATGCTGGGTATTGCAATTGCAGTGAAGTTGACTTCGCCTGGTCCGATTATTTTCAGGCAACGACGTTATGGTTTAAATGGCGAAGAAATTATTGTGTATAAATTTCGTTCGATGACTGTTGCTGAAGATGGCGTTAATGTGACGCAGGCAACGAAAGATGATCAGCGTTTTACAAAGATTGGTGGTTTTTTACGCCGTACTTCGCTGGATGAATTGCCACAATTTATCAATGTACTACAAGGACGCATGAGTATTGTCGGTCCACGTCCCCATGCAGTTGCACATAACGAATTGTATCGAAAGCTAATTAAAGGTTATATGTTACGCCACAAAGCGAAACCGGGAATCACAGGCTGGGCCCAGGTTAATGGTTGGCGTGGAGAAACTGAGGTATTAGAGAAAATGAAAGCTCGCATTGAACATGACTTATATTACTTGAAGAATTGGTCGATTTGGCTCGATTTCTGGATTATTATTCGAACCGTTTGGACTGTTGTTCGTAAAGATAATGCGTATTGA
- a CDS encoding tetratricopeptide repeat protein — translation MKTLSYIFFIAVIGLIIGCDNNSVADKSDTQGKATVSDEITRLGEIPSSLSEGLSDEEKSELKKQIFPQELDNDSEAAEKKFKMLVENAKAGNAEAQNNLGVMYYTGEAISKSPSGKILDNDPELAAGWFYRAAEQGYADAQFNLGLMYVNGEGVEKDMNHAVELFKKAAEQGHIDAQNNLGAMYFTGEGVNRDEKEAIKWFEKAASQGNSDAQANLDAIKANQ, via the coding sequence ATGAAAACATTGTCTTATATTTTTTTTATTGCAGTTATTGGATTGATTATTGGTTGCGATAATAATTCCGTAGCCGATAAATCCGACACTCAAGGCAAAGCAACCGTTTCAGATGAAATCACGCGCTTAGGAGAAATCCCCTCTTCGCTTTCAGAAGGTTTATCGGATGAAGAAAAAAGTGAATTAAAGAAACAAATCTTCCCCCAAGAGCTAGATAATGATTCTGAAGCTGCTGAAAAAAAATTTAAGATGCTAGTAGAAAATGCAAAAGCAGGAAATGCGGAAGCACAAAACAATCTAGGTGTAATGTACTATACCGGTGAAGCCATTTCAAAAAGCCCTTCAGGAAAAATTCTCGACAATGACCCAGAGCTTGCGGCTGGATGGTTTTATCGTGCTGCAGAACAAGGATATGCCGATGCCCAATTCAATTTAGGATTGATGTATGTAAACGGTGAAGGCGTTGAAAAAGATATGAATCATGCAGTTGAATTATTTAAAAAAGCGGCAGAACAAGGCCATATAGATGCCCAAAATAATTTGGGCGCAATGTATTTTACTGGAGAAGGTGTCAACAGAGATGAAAAAGAAGCTATCAAATGGTTTGAGAAAGCTGCATCACAAGGGAATTCAGATGCTCAAGCCAATCTCGATGCAATCAAAGCAAACCAATGA
- a CDS encoding ankyrin repeat domain-containing protein produces MATPSFAIALTDSELVNAANKGNIRLVKQILDEKQIQSEELNTAFVAAVKKGHTEIVERFLQAGADISSKNDDDYTPLMQAAHDGRDEIIKLLLRAGADVNAVNDEKDTALILAAGKNRKQAVELLLAAHASVNAKRINGMTALLLAAQEGHQQIIQMLLDAGAEKDYQLENGATALMIAAQHGHLRAVYTLIAAKANLNLKSSNGMTALMLAERYRFSEIAEILKKSGAIR; encoded by the coding sequence TTGGCAACACCTAGCTTTGCAATTGCACTAACTGACAGTGAGCTTGTAAATGCGGCCAATAAAGGTAATATTCGATTGGTAAAACAAATCCTAGACGAAAAGCAAATTCAGTCAGAAGAGCTCAATACAGCATTTGTAGCTGCGGTAAAAAAAGGGCATACAGAAATAGTTGAACGCTTTTTACAAGCAGGGGCAGATATTAGCAGCAAAAATGACGATGACTATACCCCGCTCATGCAAGCTGCACACGATGGCCGTGATGAAATTATAAAGCTTTTATTGAGAGCAGGAGCAGATGTAAATGCTGTCAATGATGAAAAGGACACTGCTTTAATCTTGGCTGCCGGCAAAAATCGAAAGCAGGCAGTAGAATTGCTATTGGCTGCACATGCCAGTGTCAATGCGAAACGAATTAATGGTATGACAGCATTATTATTAGCCGCACAAGAAGGACATCAACAGATTATTCAGATGTTGTTGGATGCGGGTGCGGAAAAAGACTATCAGTTGGAAAACGGCGCTACTGCATTGATGATTGCGGCACAACACGGTCATTTACGAGCGGTATATACCCTTATTGCAGCAAAAGCGAATTTAAACTTAAAAAGCAGCAATGGAATGACTGCACTAATGCTTGCCGAACGATACCGATTTAGTGAGATAGCAGAGATACTGAAAAAATCTGGCGCCATAAGATAA
- a CDS encoding FAD-dependent monooxygenase produces MTNDHYDIVIIGGGPVGMALAIALHNADASVLLLEARGIPEEIGDPRPLALSYGSQLILRRLRVWDRLTQKTPITSIHISNRSSFGQTLITPEDANVPVLGYVVSYFDLYRSMYQELSERTTDNIDYIAGATVTQLETSDHLGTVYFDYQGKKVKVDAQMLVLADGGKLTQFIPGIVYKTRDYQQWAVIANIKAEKKQVGVAYERFTPDGPIALLPNKEDFALVWTVPSSIAKEICELDDVAFLKRLHHHFGDRLGQFVAAGERSAFPLMLKYAPSIIAQRIVLIGNAAQTLHPVAGQGFNLGLRDAYELSREVSSMHNTVSKIGTSTMLTKYSEKRKIDSYGGMIFTDTLIKLFSNEHALLKSACGFGLSTLDCVSPLKRLVSRRMIFGARG; encoded by the coding sequence ATGACTAACGATCATTACGACATTGTCATTATTGGCGGCGGTCCTGTGGGCATGGCATTAGCAATAGCCTTACATAACGCGGATGCTTCGGTATTGTTATTGGAAGCTCGTGGTATACCAGAAGAGATTGGGGATCCCAGGCCCTTGGCATTGTCGTATGGTAGTCAATTGATATTACGTCGGCTGAGAGTTTGGGATCGATTAACTCAGAAAACACCCATTACATCCATCCATATCTCTAACAGGAGCAGTTTCGGACAAACATTGATTACACCGGAGGATGCTAATGTTCCAGTATTGGGTTATGTAGTCAGCTATTTCGATTTATATCGTTCCATGTACCAAGAATTGTCGGAAAGAACTACGGACAATATTGATTATATTGCGGGAGCAACCGTAACTCAATTGGAAACCTCTGATCATTTAGGTACGGTATATTTTGATTATCAAGGAAAGAAAGTAAAAGTCGATGCCCAAATGCTGGTGCTAGCCGATGGCGGTAAGTTGACGCAATTTATTCCGGGTATCGTGTATAAAACCCGAGATTATCAACAATGGGCAGTCATCGCTAATATCAAGGCCGAGAAAAAACAAGTTGGAGTTGCTTATGAACGCTTTACTCCTGATGGACCGATAGCATTATTACCCAATAAGGAAGATTTTGCTTTGGTTTGGACAGTGCCATCTTCAATTGCTAAAGAAATTTGTGAGCTTGATGATGTAGCGTTTCTTAAGCGTTTGCACCATCATTTTGGCGATAGGTTAGGTCAGTTTGTTGCAGCAGGAGAGAGATCTGCTTTTCCACTCATGCTAAAATACGCCCCTTCGATTATAGCGCAAAGAATAGTTTTGATAGGTAATGCCGCTCAAACACTGCATCCAGTTGCAGGGCAGGGATTTAACTTGGGGTTACGTGATGCCTATGAGTTATCGAGAGAAGTATCGAGTATGCACAATACGGTCAGTAAAATAGGTACATCTACTATGTTAACGAAATATAGTGAAAAGAGAAAAATCGATAGTTATGGAGGCATGATTTTTACAGATACGCTTATAAAACTCTTTTCTAACGAGCATGCATTACTAAAATCAGCCTGCGGATTTGGTTTAAGCACCTTAGATTGCGTTTCTCCTCTGAAAAGACTTGTTTCTCGTCGTATGATTTTTGGAGCAAGAGGGTAG
- the dusB gene encoding tRNA dihydrouridine synthase DusB: MQIGSYIFKNKLIVAPMAGVTDRPFRQLCKKMGAGMAVSEMVSSNSLLWGSKKTERRANHEGEVSPISVQIAGSDPKMLADAARYNVERGAEIIDINMGCPAKKICNVMAGSALLQNELLVRKILDTVVKAVDIPVTLKIRTGWDKQHKNALIIAHIAEDSGIQALAIHGRTRACAYTGNAEYDTIAAVKADVKIPVIANGDITTPEKADRVLTYTKADAIMIGRAAQGRPWIFREIDQYLQNKAELPSPKVSEIHQILINHLHDLYDFYGEYSGVRIARKHISWYTKGLVGSAGFRHKMNQLQTSEQQIFEINLFFSELAEKGQRLSYIEGEGSVHERSEGE; this comes from the coding sequence ATGCAAATCGGTTCATATATTTTTAAAAATAAGCTTATTGTCGCACCAATGGCTGGTGTTACAGATCGACCCTTTCGACAATTATGTAAGAAAATGGGTGCTGGCATGGCGGTTTCTGAAATGGTTTCCAGTAATTCGTTGTTGTGGGGATCGAAAAAAACGGAGCGTCGTGCTAACCATGAAGGTGAAGTATCTCCAATTTCCGTTCAGATTGCGGGTTCTGACCCCAAAATGTTGGCAGATGCGGCTCGTTACAATGTTGAAAGGGGAGCTGAGATCATTGATATCAATATGGGGTGCCCTGCCAAGAAAATATGTAACGTTATGGCGGGTTCGGCTTTATTGCAAAATGAATTACTTGTTAGGAAAATTCTTGATACTGTTGTTAAAGCAGTTGATATTCCAGTAACACTTAAAATACGTACAGGTTGGGATAAGCAACATAAAAATGCTTTGATTATTGCGCATATTGCTGAAGATTCAGGAATACAAGCTCTCGCCATTCATGGCCGTACTCGTGCTTGCGCATATACTGGCAATGCTGAATATGACACTATTGCAGCAGTTAAAGCTGATGTCAAAATCCCGGTCATAGCGAACGGCGATATCACAACGCCTGAAAAGGCAGATCGGGTACTTACATACACTAAAGCCGATGCAATTATGATAGGGCGCGCGGCTCAAGGACGTCCTTGGATATTTCGTGAGATAGATCAATATTTACAAAATAAGGCTGAGTTACCATCACCTAAAGTCTCTGAAATACACCAAATTCTCATTAACCATTTACATGACTTGTATGATTTCTACGGAGAATACTCCGGCGTGCGTATCGCACGCAAACATATATCCTGGTATACCAAAGGCTTAGTTGGTTCTGCCGGTTTCCGGCATAAAATGAATCAATTGCAAACCAGTGAACAGCAAATCTTCGAAATAAATCTATTTTTTTCTGAATTAGCCGAGAAAGGCCAAAGATTGAGTTATATAGAAGGAGAGGGATCAGTTCATGAGCGCAGTGAAGGAGAATGA
- a CDS encoding helix-turn-helix domain-containing protein gives MSAVKENEIATCIRKAIGTYLGDLDGEKPGELYSMVIHSVERPLIEIAIQHTRGNQTQAAELLGINRNTLRQKMKQYQIK, from the coding sequence ATGAGCGCAGTGAAGGAGAATGAAATTGCAACGTGTATTCGCAAAGCTATCGGTACCTATCTGGGTGATCTAGACGGAGAGAAGCCGGGGGAACTATATAGTATGGTTATTCATAGCGTTGAGAGACCTTTGATTGAAATAGCAATTCAACATACTAGGGGTAATCAAACTCAGGCAGCGGAATTGCTGGGAATAAACCGTAATACATTACGCCAAAAAATGAAACAATATCAAATTAAATGA
- the purH gene encoding bifunctional phosphoribosylaminoimidazolecarboxamide formyltransferase/IMP cyclohydrolase — MTIQYALLSVSDKTGIVDFAQRLIQNGIKILSTGGTAQLLREKGLAVTEVSDHTGFPEMLDGRVKTLHPKIHAGILARNDLVEHQQALEESGIPNIDLVVVNLYPFKKTIAKPDCSLSEAIENIDIGGPTMIRAAAKNYQKVAIVTDPLDYSSVCEELEACHGKIGEATRLSLAKKAFSHTASYDSVISNYLTGIDKNFPDSLNLNFHLVQELRYGENPHQKAAFYRDEVTVSGSLANYEQLQGKELSYNNIADTDAAWECVKTFHQPACVIVKHANPCGVAIAETTLQAYQRAFATDPVSAFGGIIAFNRPLDKETAEFVLKQFVEVIIAPQISSEAQQVLGQKNNIRVLIVSLENHFHQYDLKRIGGGILVQTPDIKNVTESDLQVVTQVKPTAQQLADLLFAWRVAKFIKSNAIVFCREGQTVGIGAGQMSRVDSARIASIKAQQANLLLSGSVVASDAFFPFRDGLDVVAQAGAIAVIQPGGSIRDNEVIAAADEQGIAMVFTNIRHFRH, encoded by the coding sequence ATGACTATTCAATATGCACTCCTGAGTGTTTCCGATAAAACAGGAATAGTAGATTTCGCTCAACGATTGATTCAGAATGGTATTAAGATACTATCTACGGGTGGAACGGCTCAATTATTGCGAGAAAAAGGATTAGCCGTAACGGAGGTTAGTGATCATACTGGCTTTCCTGAAATGCTGGATGGTCGTGTTAAAACTTTGCATCCGAAAATCCACGCAGGAATATTGGCTCGTAACGATTTAGTAGAACATCAGCAAGCGCTTGAAGAATCAGGAATTCCCAATATCGATTTGGTTGTTGTTAATCTTTATCCGTTTAAGAAAACTATTGCAAAACCAGATTGCAGCTTGAGCGAGGCGATTGAAAACATTGATATCGGTGGTCCAACTATGATAAGGGCAGCTGCAAAAAATTACCAAAAGGTTGCTATTGTTACCGATCCACTTGATTATTCTTCCGTTTGTGAAGAGCTGGAAGCGTGCCATGGAAAGATTGGTGAGGCAACTCGTTTGAGTTTAGCGAAAAAGGCATTTTCTCACACGGCTTCTTATGATAGTGTTATCAGTAACTATCTTACCGGTATCGACAAAAATTTTCCTGATTCTCTCAATTTAAACTTTCATCTTGTCCAGGAATTGCGCTATGGCGAAAATCCTCATCAGAAAGCAGCTTTTTATCGTGACGAGGTAACGGTATCTGGTAGCTTGGCGAATTATGAGCAACTACAAGGCAAGGAGTTATCTTATAACAACATCGCAGATACAGACGCTGCATGGGAATGTGTCAAGACTTTTCATCAACCAGCTTGCGTGATTGTGAAGCATGCAAATCCTTGTGGAGTGGCTATTGCAGAAACAACTTTGCAAGCCTATCAACGTGCTTTTGCTACAGATCCCGTTTCTGCTTTTGGCGGTATTATTGCATTCAATCGACCGCTAGATAAAGAAACGGCAGAATTCGTTTTGAAGCAATTCGTTGAAGTCATCATTGCTCCACAAATATCATCTGAAGCACAACAAGTTTTGGGGCAAAAAAATAACATTCGCGTATTGATTGTGTCATTAGAGAATCATTTTCATCAGTATGATTTGAAGCGAATTGGTGGAGGCATTTTGGTGCAGACTCCAGATATAAAAAATGTTACCGAGTCAGATTTACAGGTCGTTACACAGGTAAAGCCAACCGCACAGCAACTTGCAGATTTATTGTTTGCATGGCGCGTGGCGAAATTTATCAAATCGAATGCCATTGTGTTTTGTCGTGAGGGTCAAACTGTAGGTATAGGTGCTGGGCAGATGAGTCGTGTAGATAGTGCACGTATTGCATCTATTAAAGCTCAGCAAGCTAATCTTTTATTATCAGGCTCTGTTGTTGCTTCAGATGCTTTTTTCCCTTTCCGAGATGGCTTGGATGTTGTGGCACAGGCTGGTGCAATCGCTGTGATTCAACCAGGCGGCAGTATTCGAGATAACGAAGTTATTGCGGCAGCCGATGAACAAGGTATTGCAATGGTGTTTACAAATATTCGTCATTTTAGGCACTAA
- the purD gene encoding phosphoribosylamine--glycine ligase: MRVLVIGGGGREHAIAWKLKQSPRVDKVFVVPGNAGTALEPGVENVGITEIPELVEFAQKESIAITIVGPEAPLANGIVNDFEKARLKIFGPTWQAAQLETSKIFAKEFMLRHKIPTAGYMRFTDALCAHRYIDENPAPLVIKANGLASGKGVVVAETKEQAHSAVDAILVAKSLGNAGNEILIEEFLQGTEVSFIVMTDGQYVLPLANSQDHKRLYDGDQGPNTGGMGAYSPTPFVSSTLHEKIMQEIIHPAIDGMRQENIQYRGFLYAGLMISQNEQPKVLEFNCRLGDPETQPIMLRLKSDFFSIIEHAVNETLDNALIEWDSRIALGVVIAAHGYPENPRRNDVIQGLTESMLAQKDNNDFHVFHSGTVIRKNGTSDEIVTAGGRVLCVTALGETVKIAQQNSYQLVDKISFKDCQFRRDIGYQSIRRLS; this comes from the coding sequence ATGAGAGTATTGGTTATTGGTGGCGGTGGTAGGGAGCATGCGATTGCATGGAAATTAAAGCAATCTCCTCGTGTTGATAAAGTATTTGTGGTGCCAGGCAATGCAGGTACAGCACTAGAACCAGGTGTTGAAAATGTTGGAATAACCGAAATTCCTGAGCTTGTTGAATTTGCGCAAAAAGAATCTATAGCCATTACTATCGTTGGTCCCGAGGCACCGCTGGCTAATGGCATAGTTAATGACTTCGAAAAAGCGCGATTAAAAATTTTTGGACCGACTTGGCAGGCTGCGCAACTTGAGACATCAAAAATTTTTGCTAAGGAATTCATGTTGCGACATAAAATTCCAACAGCAGGGTATATGCGATTTACCGATGCATTATGTGCTCATCGTTATATTGATGAAAATCCCGCACCGCTTGTTATTAAAGCAAATGGCTTAGCTTCTGGGAAAGGAGTAGTGGTTGCAGAAACGAAAGAGCAAGCACATAGTGCTGTGGATGCTATTCTTGTTGCCAAAAGCTTAGGAAATGCAGGAAATGAAATTCTCATAGAGGAATTTCTTCAGGGCACAGAAGTCAGCTTTATTGTTATGACGGATGGGCAATATGTATTGCCGCTAGCGAATAGTCAGGATCACAAACGGCTCTATGATGGAGATCAGGGTCCTAATACTGGTGGAATGGGTGCATATTCACCTACACCTTTTGTATCATCCACGCTTCATGAAAAGATTATGCAAGAAATCATTCATCCCGCGATTGATGGAATGAGGCAAGAGAATATTCAATATCGTGGTTTTTTATATGCCGGGCTTATGATTTCTCAGAATGAACAACCAAAGGTTTTGGAGTTTAATTGTCGACTGGGTGATCCCGAAACACAACCAATTATGCTTCGACTCAAGAGTGATTTTTTTTCAATCATAGAGCATGCTGTTAATGAAACTTTGGATAATGCATTGATTGAATGGGATTCGCGAATTGCATTAGGGGTTGTGATTGCTGCGCATGGTTATCCTGAGAATCCAAGGAGAAACGATGTTATTCAAGGGCTAACGGAATCAATGCTTGCGCAAAAAGATAATAACGATTTCCATGTTTTTCATTCCGGTACTGTTATTCGGAAGAATGGTACTAGTGATGAGATTGTTACTGCTGGGGGGCGCGTACTATGTGTTACGGCATTGGGCGAGACAGTCAAAATTGCGCAACAAAATAGTTATCAGTTAGTAGATAAGATTTCTTTCAAGGATTGTCAGTTTCGTCGGGACATTGGTTATCAGAGTATTCGACGCTTGAGTTAG
- the flgL gene encoding flagellar hook-associated protein FlgL yields MRISSNTIYETGTNLMLQQQDSLIKTQQQLSTGRRVLTPSDDPISATQALNISQSISLNKQYSVNRTTADLSLKLEENVLKKVTSLLQDVHESAVRAGTASFSNADRITVATEMRSQLESLVGLANATDEKGQFLFSGYQANTKPFSQTGLNVQYQGDQGQRLSQVSFSRQLAVSDPGTDIFERIKNGNGVFATAAHPLNAGTGVVDAGSVVNPGSLTGNSYEISFSIVAGVTTYDVINTTTSTTVSSGNSYSNSSSTINFDGIQFNIKGDPVNGDKFTVSPSTNKSIFQTVSNLISALEKPAAGQPDGTRFANVLSSTLQDISNSLENVLTKQSAIGSRLQEIDALESVGSDQEIQFEGLLSNLQDVDFAKSISDLQRQQLYLQAAQQSYVKISSLSLFNYI; encoded by the coding sequence ATGCGCATCAGTTCAAATACTATATATGAAACGGGAACGAATTTAATGCTTCAGCAACAAGACTCATTAATCAAAACTCAACAGCAACTCTCAACTGGAAGGCGAGTATTAACACCTTCTGATGATCCCATTTCTGCCACACAGGCATTAAATATCAGTCAATCTATATCACTTAACAAGCAATACTCGGTTAATCGTACAACCGCAGATTTATCATTGAAGCTTGAAGAAAACGTATTAAAAAAAGTGACATCATTGCTACAAGATGTGCATGAATCTGCAGTACGTGCAGGAACTGCCTCATTCAGTAATGCTGATCGAATAACTGTCGCAACGGAAATGCGCAGCCAACTGGAATCTCTTGTCGGATTAGCGAATGCAACTGATGAGAAAGGCCAATTCCTATTTTCAGGATATCAAGCGAACACAAAACCTTTTAGTCAAACCGGGTTGAATGTACAGTACCAGGGAGATCAAGGACAAAGGTTAAGTCAGGTGAGCTTTTCACGCCAATTGGCTGTGAGCGATCCAGGAACCGACATCTTTGAGCGAATCAAAAATGGTAATGGCGTCTTTGCCACTGCGGCTCACCCTCTAAACGCAGGAACAGGAGTTGTCGATGCAGGATCTGTAGTTAATCCAGGCAGCTTAACGGGTAATAGCTATGAAATAAGCTTTTCCATTGTGGCAGGAGTTACAACTTATGATGTTATCAATACAACGACATCAACAACCGTTTCATCTGGTAATTCTTATAGTAACAGCAGCAGTACAATTAATTTCGACGGAATCCAATTTAATATCAAAGGAGATCCTGTCAATGGTGATAAATTTACTGTATCCCCTAGCACTAACAAAAGCATATTCCAGACCGTTAGTAATTTAATTTCAGCACTAGAAAAACCCGCTGCCGGCCAACCTGACGGCACTCGTTTTGCAAACGTTTTAAGTTCTACACTACAAGATATCAGCAATAGCTTAGAAAATGTACTCACTAAACAATCAGCTATCGGATCAAGGCTTCAAGAGATTGATGCACTAGAAAGCGTAGGAAGCGATCAAGAGATTCAATTTGAGGGCTTATTGTCAAATCTACAAGATGTTGACTTTGCAAAATCGATATCAGATTTACAACGACAACAACTCTATCTTCAAGCCGCTCAACAATCATACGTAAAAATTTCTAGCTTATCGTTATTTAATTACATATAA